The genomic stretch GCACGATTTCGTCGCGTGCCTTAGAAGTTTGTCGTCTGAAGAACATCAGGCAGGTAATTTTTATTCTTTGAGGTTGTGCAGCGGTAACTGAACCGTCTAGGAATTAAATATAAAATTTACCGCGGACCTTTTAGATCGTTGCAGTAGCAGGCAGGAACTTTGATACCGCCAAGGCCTTCGCTCAGCTTCATGGGATCCCTAAAGTTTATGGCAGTTACGAAGAACTAGCTCAGGATGGAGATGTTGGTAGGCGTACGAAAATGAAAGCCAAGCATATGGACTCTGCGGCTTTGTTCCTTTTCCAGAGATCGCCTACGTTGGATGTCTTAACCCGGACCACTACAAAACGAGCAAGTTATTATTTGACCATGGGAAACATGTACTTTGTGAGAAACCTCTCACAACACACCTTAAACACACACAAGATTTATTACGAACCTCGCAAGAGAAGAAGCTATTCCTCATGGAGGTTGGTTGTCGCCGGTGAAATAGTGATATACTCTCTGAATGACGTGTACGACCTTCCAGGCCATATGGAGCCTGTGTAATCCAGCCTACTTGAATCTAAAAGCACAGTTAGATAAAGGGCTCTTGGGACAAGTCTCTTACATCAATGTCACATTCGGCCACGCTTCGATGTCTCAAGATAGAGTGATCAAGAAAGATCTGGGAGGTTCTGCCATGCTGGATATTGGAATCTATTGCTTGGCACTCATTGATTTTCTATATGGAGGGGACTTACCCGAAAAAGTACAAGCAGTTGGGACTCTGACTGATGAAGGTGATTCCTGGCTTTTTATTGAAATCGTGGACACGAAGATTCATTTGACCCGGAAAACATTATTACCTGCGTATAGGTGTAGACATTGGAACGGCAGTATCGATGAAGTTCAGCAACGGTCGTCTGGCCACATTCACTGCTTCCCTCGTCATGGACCTCCCGAATGCTGCAGAAATTGTCGGGACAACGGGCACTGTGCGGGTAAAGTTAATCTGAAATTGACGCGCTGTATTGTCTCAACTCATTTTGCCTAGTCTCGCACTTTGTTC from Ornithodoros turicata isolate Travis chromosome 4, ASM3712646v1, whole genome shotgun sequence encodes the following:
- the LOC135392198 gene encoding trans-1,2-dihydrobenzene-1,2-diol dehydrogenase-like: MAPTKWGIVSAGKISHDFVACLRSLSSEEHQIVAVAGRNFDTAKAFAQLHGIPKVYGSYEELAQDGDVEIAYVGCLNPDHYKTSKLLFDHGKHVLCEKPLTTHLKHTQDLLRTSQEKKLFLMEAIWSLCNPAYLNLKAQLDKGLLGQVSYINVTFGHASMSQDRVIKKDLGGSAMLDIGIYCLALIDFLYGGDLPEKVQAVGTLTDEGVDIGTAVSMKFSNGRLATFTASLVMDLPNAAEIVGTTGTVRIEEPFWSPTRIETPCGPRDYVVPKTVVPCNYKNSGSLCYEANEVRRCLLGGSIESAHVTHKTTERIAFLTCEIFKQLGVSYVHEPVWLQ